One stretch of Kluyveromyces marxianus DMKU3-1042 DNA, complete genome, chromosome 8 DNA includes these proteins:
- the THI73 gene encoding Thi73p — protein sequence MSSVSEFSSSSLSEEEDVARKFLRERKECEDLKGEVECSSSSNSVTQLDEKNTFFGTHELPSKVLRKLDLFVLPFLCLTYLFMFLDKALLNYAASMGIKKHLKGDEFSNLGTIFSASYIFAEPIASFLLQRYPVSRVFGGFIIVWGIVLACHCACKSYASLMIVRVLLGMFESCSAVGCITVNAMYYTKSEQAQRIGYWAAQAGTGYIIGGLMSFGFLHYHGKEFTSWQIMFLVVGLVTIVFGLCTLFYLPDNVTKAWFFTEEEKAQVIEHIRSNQTGLETKKIKMHQVRELLLHDKLTWPMLLLTGCSQISTGSIGTFSVTITGTFGFDSYQTALLQLPIGAVTIMIIIITTQLIGRFSNFTWITTSMFIPAIIGCIVMIALPLSNKIGNLLSLYLLYSGSCTITNIYIWNTCNTSGYTKRLARNALTMIVYNISCIVAPQMFREYSYPRYIPAKISLLVTQCVCVPLQLYIGYISYQENRKRDLEQLESQTKPAQYQFLDQTDIENRTFRYIY from the coding sequence ATGAGTAGTGTTAGtgaattttcttcttcgtctcttagcgaagaagaagacgttGCTAGGAAGTTTCTTCGCGAAAGAAAAGAGTGCGAAGACTTGAAAGGCGAGGTGGaatgcagcagcagcagcaacagcgTCACGCAGCTGGATGAGAAAAATACGTTTTTCGGGACGCACGAGTTGCCCAGCAAGGTGTTGAGGAAACTGGATTTGTTTGTGTTGCCGTTTCTGTGTCTCACGTACTTGTTCATGTTTTTGGACAAGGCGTTGTTGAACTATGCGGCCTCCATGGGGATCAAGAAGCACTTGAAGGGAGACGAGTTTTCGAACTTGGGTACGATTTTCTCTGCGTCGTACATTTTCGCGGAGCCAATCGCGTCTTTCTTGTTGCAGAGGTATCCGGTTTCTCGAGTGTTTGGCGGATTTATCATTGTATGGGGCATAGTGTTGGCGTGCCATTGCGCATGCAAGTCGTACGCATCGCTCATGATCGTGCGTGTGCTTTTGGGTATGTTTGAGTCGTGCAGTGCGGTTGGATGCATTACGGTGAATGCGATGTACTATACGAAATCGGAACAGGCGCAGCGAATCGGGTACTGGGCCGCACAAGCGGGCACCGGGTATATTATCGGTGGGTTGATGTCGTTTGGGTTCTTGCACTACCACGGCAAAGAGTTCACGTCGTGGCAGATCATGTTCCTAGTGGTCGGACTGGTCACTATTGTGTTTGGCTTGTGTACGCTGTTCTACTTGCCCGATAATGTGACAAAGGCATGGTTCTTCaccgaagaagagaaggcCCAGGTCATCGAGCACATCAGATCGAACCAAACCGGGTTGGAGACcaagaagatcaaaatGCACCAGGTACGTGAACTGCTGCTCCACGATAAGCTCACTTGGCCCATGCTCTTGCTAACGGGCTGCTCGCAAATTTCCACAGGGTCCATCGGTACTTTCTCCGTCACCATCACAGGAACCTTCGGTTTCGACAGCTACCAGACAGCGCTCTTGCAATTGCCCATTGGTGCAGTCACAATCATGATCATCATAATTACAACCCAACTCATCGGTAGATTCTCAAACTTCACCTGGATCACGACCTCCATGTTCATCCCAGCCATAATAGGCTGCATAGTCATGATCGCCCTACCGCTAAGTAACAAGATCGGAAATTTACTCTCGTTGTACTTGCTCTACAGTGGCTCCTGCACAATCACCAACATATATATCTGGAACACATGCAACACCTCGGGATACACTAAGAGACTGGCCAGAAACGCTCTCACCATGATCGTGTACAACATTTCCTGTATCGTGGCCCCACAAATGTTCAGAGAATACTCATACCCAAGATACATCCCGGCCAAAATTTCCCTTCTGGTAACACAGTGTGTATGCGTTCCATTGCAACTATACATCGGGTATATTTCCTACCAAGAAAACAGGAAAAGAGACCTCGAGCAACTGGAATCGCAAACCAAGCCTGCTCAGTACCAATTCCTCGATCAAACTGACATTGAGAATAGAACCTTCAGGTACATCTACTGA
- the APL1 gene encoding Apl1p, translating to MSESKVFYKYKAHELRGELASDSGKLKVSMRRKLFLKKVIANLVMGNYFEMGQLFVDVMRVWNSESDLEIKRMCHQYMCTLMPSNPEQLDMILPLILNDLRSNSEALCIIALRTLTTFNEPSYLQEASQNIKKLIMATNDVSVPLRKTALFSLVKLDQKDHERAMELYYFIIDMLDYGKEDPTILVAAATVIDDIHQRHPDMKPFDITHNICFNLMELLGKINEWDTAKIFDILTVNYVPKSHDEAHQLIEMSVPKLLNLNSSVVLNAMKFIFYVTNYVDSIDEKVLKKLSSSITALLNKPPETQFLVLRNVILLLLAREEPLIKLEPSYFFVEYSDPTYIKDTKLEILYLLADEEHTPHILDELKSQATDIDIQMSKKSIRAIGNLAVKYEHASQYSVDVLLELLEFGVDYISQEVISMLKNVLRKYPNQFSYIVPTVVKYVDSTQDSESKCAMIWIVTNYYKYLERPLDVFRIFSDNFAEETLEVQLILLNSVVKFFCTHQSKETEKLCLKVLKEATEVNDNPDLRDNAYLYWRLLSLSGNPSETMFNNDVVKDIINGELPIIEINTKLDPAVREELELNIGSILSVYLKPVSQVFRGATPKRLPLSDILNVDKSDLSVISDPSSGNFVGIFSGSESSRKSSSPVKKMSDYDKPAENVIPLKDRKKSSLSVSANKLAKKPSMLVRRLTLKKPFSG from the coding sequence ATGTCCGAAAGCAAGGTATTCTATAAGTATAAGGCGCATGAACTTAGAGGGGAGTTGGCATCTGATTCAGGGAAGCTTAAGGTTTCTATGAGAAGGAAATTGTTTCTCAAAAAGGTGATTGCTAACCTAGTGATGGGCAATTACTTCGAGATGGGCCAGTTATTTGTTGATGTGATGAGAGTTTGGAATTCAGAAAGCGATCTCGAAATCAAGCGCATGTGCCATCAATATATGTGTACTCTGATGCCTTCTAATCCTGAACAGCTGGATATGATACTACCATTGATACTCAATGATCTACGATCAAATTCGGAAGCGTTGTGTATAATTGCACTAAGAACGTTGACAACTTTCAACGAGCCATCGTATTTGCAAGAGGCTTCCCAGAACATTAAGAAACTTATAATGGCTACAAATGATGTTTCAGTTCCGTTGAGGAAGACggctctcttttctttggtcAAACTTGACCAAAAGGATCACGAAAGAGCCATGGAgttgtattattttattatagACATGCTAGACTATGGGAAAGAGGACCCAACGATTTTAGTTGCTGCTGCGACGGTGATTGATGACATTCATCAGCGCCATCCCGATATGAAACCTTTTGACATTACTCATAACATCTGCTTCAATCTAATGGAGCTCTTGGGGAAGATTAATGAATGGGACACGGCAAAGATTTTCGACATATTAACTGTTAATTACGTTCCCAAGAGTCACGACGAAGCTCATCAACTCATTGAAATGTCAGTTCCGAAGCTATTGAACTTAAACTCTTCGGTGGTGCTCAACGCGATGAAGTTTATATTTTATGTGACTAATTACGTCGACTCGATAGACGAAAAAgtcttgaagaagctaTCCAGTTCAATAACGGCTTTGCTAAACAAACCTCCAGAGACGCAGTTTTTGGTTCTAAGAAATGTTATCTTACTCTTACTCGCGCGAGAGGAACCTCTCATAAAGCTTGAACCAAGTTACTTCTTCGTTGAGTACTCTGATCCAACGTATATTAAAGACACGAAGCTTGAAATTTTATATCTTTTGGCCGATGAAGAGCACACGCCACATATATTGGATGAGCTAAAGAGCCAAGCCACTGATATCGATATTCAAATGTCCAAGAAGTCAATCAGAGCTATAGGGAATTTAGCTGTGAAATATGAACATGCATCCCAGTATAGTGTAGATGTGCTATTAGAACTTCTCGAGTTCGGGGTGGATTATATTTCTCAAGAAGTTATATCCATGCTAAAAAATGTACTCAGGAAGTACCCAAATCAGTTCAGCTATATTGTACCAACTGTGGTCAAGTATGTTGATTCGACACAGGATTCTGAATCAAAATGTGCCATGATTTGGATCGTGACAAATTACTACAAATATCTAGAGCGCCCGTTAGACGTTTTCCGCATATTCTCAGATAACTTTGCGGAAGAAACATTAGAGGTTCAGCTAATATTGCTAAACTCAGTGGTGAAGTTCTTTTGTACTCATCAATCAAAGGAAACGGAAAAGCTCTGCTTGAAGGTGCTCAAGGAGGCTACAGAAGTGAATGATAATCCAGACCTTAGAGACAATGCATATTTGTACTGGAGGCTATTAAGTTTATCCGGTAACCCATCCGAAACTATGTTCAACAACGATGTTGTCAAGGATATCATCAATGGAGAACTCCCTATCATTGAAATCAATACGAAACTAGATCCCGCCGTCagagaagaacttgaatTGAACATTGGTAGTATTTTGTCTGTGTATCTAAAACCTGTATCTCAAGTGTTCCGTGGTGCAACTCCAAAAAGACTACCTCTCAGCGATATTCTCAACGTTGATAAGTCCGATTTGTCGGTTATAAGTGACCCAAGCAGTGGGAACTTCGTTGGAATCTTCAGTGGCTCAGAGAGCAGTAGGAAATCAAGCTCTCCAGTTAAAAAGATGTCTGACTATGATAAACCAGCGGAAAACGTTATACCATTGAAAGATAGAAAGAAGTCAAGTTTATCAGTATCTGCGAATAAACTAGCCAAAAAGCCATCCATGCTTGTTAGAAGGCTAACGTTGAAAAAACCATTCTCgggatga
- the SAG1 gene encoding Sag1p yields the protein MVTLSLLQTLAFVSFVSVTSAKDVTSNIKLSNPSVVAAPGSNSFPHQGWVATLDWSVDDTSNVKAKDYFSISMPHVYKVKFNDGDTSFNVTLDNNENVFECYAPQQAAYKYDSTTLQCYALTDFSSYKSLSGSLKTTLVLSDGGSAYTPEINNAKYFSAGEGKISFNDLEASINLDAYPETNDFYFSGRSTAYGSLESYFLGFKCPNGYVLGAKQQIQYDINNKGYGIDCSSVQVYQSKNYNDWLFPTDYENLDGTVSCGDNELEITVNKLEPEYRVWVNALQSLDSDVATVRNSVYYDYTCTNTLQNSTYTTSTHYVPVYIITEAVYTGEAITTLAPQSQVSTLTTSTDVSTFEFDYEYKYDYEF from the exons ATGGTGACGCTTTCTCTTTTACAAACCCTTGCATTCGTTTCGTTTGTTTCGGTAACCTCTGCTAAAGATGTTACGTCGAACATCAAATTATCCAATCCTTCTGTCGTTGCCGCTCCCGGATCGAACTCCTTCCCACACCAAGGCTGGGTTGCTACGCTGGACTGGTCTGTTGATGATACTTCTAATGTCAAGGCTAAGGATTATTTCAGTATCAGCATGCCTCATGTTTACAAAGTCAAATTCAATGATGGTGACACTTCTTTTAATGTTACCCTAGAcaataatgaaaatgtCTTTGAATGTTATGCTCCACAACAGGCAGCATATAAATACGACAGCACTACTTTACAATGCTACGCTTTGACTGATTTTTCCTCTTACAAATCTCTTTCTGGATCTCTAAAGACCACTCTAGTTTTATCCGATGGTGGTTCTGCATACACTCCAGAAATCAACAATGCCAAGTACTTTTCAGCAGGTGAGGGTAAAATCTCTTTCAACGATCTGGAAGCCAGCATCAACCTAGACGCTTATCCAGAAACCAATGATTTCTACTTTTCTGGACGTTCCACTGCATATGGTTCGTTGGAGTCATACTTTTTGGGATTCAAGTGTCCCAATGGATACGTGTTAGGTGCTAAGCAACAAATCCAATAtgacatcaacaacaaggGCTACGGGATTGACTGCTCGTCGGTACAAGTCTATCAATCCAAAAATTACAACGACTGGTTATTCCCAACTGATTATGAAAACTTGGATGGTACTGTATCTTGCGGCGATAATGAACTTGAAATTACTGTGAATAAGCTGGAACCAGAATATCGTGTTTGGGTTAATGCCCTTCAAAGTCTTGATAGTGACGTTGCAACGGTAAGAAACTCTGTTTATTACGATTACACATGTACCAATACTTTACAAAATTCGACTTACACAACTAGCACCCACTACGTGCCTgtttatattattactgaGGCAGTCTATACTGGTGAAGCTATTACAACTCTTGCACCTCAATCCCAGGTTTCCACATTAACAACTTCAACAGATGTTTCTACC TTCGAGTTCGACTACGAGTACAAGTACGACTACGAGTtctag
- the CMS1 gene encoding Cms1p, with product MSYAADDLDDGLDYAVEEDHVVVEEAEDGDVVESDDNHLENEETDKKRPLEEDKKDDDGEGKTLSKRQKKLAKSSLHQKKLERMEYERSQKKNLPKSSVDQIVEYLATLIREKNPDLSALELDELYFKKQDFLSTERYEKERSLSNFQDFINTFSKAPRAIILSLSNLRVADVYRSVNGHQNAVKLFSKNKFKDDLTRVEDLLGSSSKDAKGNNNNNNNNNKKNNKNNKKGKGAAAADKGKPQDIKYFISTPTRLLKLIENTELFFQGKEKLDIFIDASYLDPKNNTIFTADDFAVLCKVLKEFRKKKSSVKILLF from the coding sequence ATGTCTTACGCAGCAGACGATTTAGATGATGGGCTTGATTATGCCGTTGAAGAAGACCACGTTGTagtagaagaagcagaagatgGTGATGTGGTGGAATCTGATGATAATCATCTTGAGAATGAGGAAACGGACAAGAAGAGACCTCTAGAAGAGGATAAgaaggatgatgatggtgagGGGAAAACTTTGAGTaagagacaaaagaagttggcCAAGTCATCCTTGCACCAAAAGAAACTGGAACGTATGGAGTATGAAAGATcgcagaagaagaatctaCCTAAGAGCTCTGTGGACCAAATAGTGGAGTACTTGGCTACTTTGATTCGTGAGAAGAACCCTGACTTGAGTGCTCTTGAGTTGGACGAGCTAtatttcaagaaacaaGACTTTTTATCGACTGAAAGATACGAAAAGGAACGTAGTTTAAGCAATTTCCAAGACTTCATCAACACGTTCTCGAAGGCACCTAGAGCTATAATCCTTTCGCTATCGAACCTCCGTGTGGCAGATGTGTACAGGAGTGTCAACGGTCACCAGAATGCGGTGAAGCTTTTctcaaagaacaaattcaaGGACGATCTCACTCGTGTAGAGGATTTGCTTGGCTCATCGTCAAAGGATGCCAAgggtaataataataataataacaacaacaacaaaaagaacaacaagaacaacaagaagggCAAGGgtgcagcagcagctgaTAAAGGTAAACCGCAAGATATCAAATACTTCATTTCGACCCCAACACGTTTGCTAAAGCTTATCGAAAACACAGAGcttttcttccaaggtAAGGAGAAGCTAGATATCTTCATTGATGCCAGCTATCTTGATCCCAAAAACAACACGATATTCACAGCAGACGACTTTGCCGTTCTTTGTAAGGTTCTAAAGGAATtcaggaagaaaaaatcgTCCGTGAAGATTCTACTATTTTAA
- the HOL1 gene encoding Hol1p: MDQYTNRHHPDFVPGTFNIYHSESLESGLGHGLGHGPALKKDKHGIVLFPQPSDSPNDPLNWSKYRKLAHFALMAFITAFTAATSNDAGAAQDSLNEIYNISYDSMNTGAGVLFLGIGWGTLFLAPFANLYGRKITYLICTAFGLIGAVWFGRASRTADTIWSQLFVGMSESCAEAQVQLSLTDIYFQHQLGSVLTVYILATSIGTFLGPLIAGYISGLTSFRWVGYCAAIISGALLVWILLGCEETYFDRSQYMTPLASQKGYEGVEDDSSYHNDAEVDSSEKKICLVEKFPEKEKLPSSLENRFPGKRENSPEVYETGEELIDGSKEPLKPYWQRIRIITKSTALRGYGFRQYVKYIAFNMRMFLFPPVWLSGLFWGMQDVLLSFYLTTEDNDFYDAPWNYSDYGVAIMNVPTLIGAVIGCLYAGIISDYFVLWMARRNNGIQEAEYRLYFTVAAALICPAGLLMFGIGTAKEMSWPVIYIGLGFIGFGWGCSGDIAMSYLMDCYPEMVLEGMVCTAIINNNMSCIFTFTCSYWLDASGTQNTYIALAVLSFGISCLAIPMYFYGKRIRLWTRKWYNESIDIREGL, from the coding sequence ATGGACCAGTACACCAACAGACACCACCCGGACTTTGTTCCTGGCACGTTCAATATCTACCATAGCGAGTCGCTTGAGAGTGGCCTGGGCCATGGCCTAGGCCACGGCCCAGCcttgaagaaggacaagCATGGCATCGTCTTGTTCCCACAACCCTCAGACTCCCCCAACGACCCGCTCAACTGGTCAAAGTACCGCAAACTCGCACATTTCGCCCTCATGGCTTTCATCACAGCTTTCACTGCAGCAACAAGCAACGACGCCGGCGCTGCCCAGGACTCCCTCAACGAAATATACAACATCTCGTACGACTCGATGAACACAGGCGCAGGTGTCTTGTTCCTGGGCATCGGCTGGGGCACGCTATTCCTCGCCCCGTTCGCTAACTTGTACGGCCGTAAAATCACATACTTGATCTGTACCGCGTTCGGCCTCATAGGTGCCGTGTGGTTCGGCCGTGCGTCCAGAACCGCAGACACCATCTGGTCGCAGCTTTTCGTCGGAATGAGCGAGTCCTGTGCCGAGGCACAGGTCCAGTTGTCGCTCACAGACATCTACTTCCAGCACCAGCTGGGGTCCGTGCTAACGGTGTATATCTTGGCGACGTCGATCGGTACGTTTTTGGGGCCCCTCATCGCGGGGTACATCTCCGGGTTGACGTCGTTCAGATGGGTCGGGTACTGCGCTGCGATCATCTCGGGAGCGTTGCTTGTGTGGATCCTGCTCGGGTGCGAGGAGACGTACTTCGATAGGTCCCAGTACATGACGCCGCTCGCGTCCCAGAAGGGCTACGAGGGTGTCGAGGACGATTCCAGCTACCACAACGACGCCGAAGTGGACAGTTccgagaagaagatctgtCTTGTTGAGAAGTTCCCAGAGAAGGAGAAACTACCCTCCTCATTGGAGAACAGGTTCCCAGGAAAGCGTGAGAACTCCCCAGAAGTGTATGAAACCGGCGAGGAGTTGATCGACGGCTCCAAGGAACCCTTGAAACCGTACTGGcaaagaatcagaatcatcaCCAAATCAACTGCCCTCAGGGGCTACGGCTTCCGCCAGTACGTCAAATACATCGCTTTCAACATGAGAATGTTCCTCTTCCCCCCCGTGTGGTTGTCTGGTTTGTTCTGGGGTATGCAGGACGTGCTCTTGTCTTTCTACTTGACTACTGAGGACAACGATTTCTACGACGCGCCCTGGAACTACTCGGACTACGGTGTCGCCATCATGAACGTGCCCACCTTGATCGGAGCTGTCATTGGCTGTTTATACGCCGGTATCATCAGTGACTACTTCGTGCTATGGATGGCCCGCAGAAATAACGGTATCCAGGAGGCAGAGTACAGACTATACTTCACCGTCGCAGCTGCGCTCATCTGCCCCGCAGGGCTTTTAATGTTCGGTATCGGTACAGCAAAAGAAATGTCCTGGCCAGTGATCTACATCGGACTTGGTTTCATCGGTTTCGGCTGGGGTTGCTCCGGTGACATCGCCATGTCGTACTTGATGGACTGCTACCCAGAGATGGTCCTCGAAGGTATGGTCTGCACAGCaatcatcaacaacaacatgTCGTGCATCTTCACCTTCACCTGCTCCTACTGGTTGGACGCCTCCGGTACCCAGAACACCTACATCGCGCTAGCGGTCTTGTCCTTCGGTATCTCCTGCCTCGCCATCCCAATGTACTTTTACGGTAAGAGAATCAGATTGTGGACCAGAAAGTGGTACAACGAGTCTATCGACATCAGAGAAGGTCTGTAG
- the SSL1 gene encoding TFIIH/NER complex subunit SSL1 has protein sequence MAPVIGSDSEEEAIVGVSSKKHVRIKTLRESEEEEEEEEDEEEEDEDEDDRVNSEFKKRHGTGGQPRGQTPSQIVEARRLLKEKKLNKKKRLDKKKMKKKKKLSNANLQGANGGYAWEDDIQRSWDLVKVDEEGNIAALVASIVEARKKRAAEKTVTPYQRGIIRTLVLVLDCSEAMMEKDLRPTRYAMTVQYAIDFIHEYFDQNPISQLGIVVMKNGLAHLISQVSGNPQEHIDALKQLRKEDSQGNASLQNALEMARGLLLHVPAHCTREVLIVFGSLSTTDPGDIHQTIASLVHENIRAKVIGLSAQVAVCKELCKQTNYGDGSYYEVILNDHHFKELLTGCVTPLPVSKVNKGFTLVKMGFPTRVFEETPSFCACHSRLVHGGYVCPNCNTKVCSLPTVCPSCDLMLILSTHLARSYHHLMPLKTFQEVPVPATPPAAPAGGGGAAATTTGTTTITTGKTTGKTDADAGNTTASGTSTTVSGTDSVTFPTSHCFGCQRRFPVLRNNKTGELLTSSRYRCEECTRDFCIDCDVFIHESLHNCPGCEARPM, from the coding sequence ATGGCACCTGTTATTGGTAGTGATTCCGAGGAAGAAGCGATTGTTGGAGTGAGCAGTAAGAAGCATGTTCGGATCAAGACATTGAGGgaatctgaagaagaagaagaagaagaagaggatgaggaagaagaggatgaggaCGAGGACGACAGGGTTAATTCTGAGTTCAAGAAGCGGCACGGTACTGGTGGTCAGCCAAGGGGCCAGACGCCAAGCCAGATTGTGGAGGCGAGGAGACtgttgaaggagaagaagctgaacaagaagaagagactggacaagaagaagatgaagaagaagaagaagctttctAATGCGAACTTGCAAGGTGCGAATGGTGGGTATGCGTGGGAAGACGATATCCAGCGGAGTTGGGATCTTGTGAaggttgatgaagaagggAACATTGCAGCGTTAGTTGCTAGTATAGTGGAGGCTCGAAAGAAGCGAGCAGCGGAGAAGACGGTGACGCCGTACCAGCGAGGGATCATCCGTACGTTGGTGCTTGTTTTAGATTGTAGCGAGGCGATGATGGAGAAAGATTTGCGTCCTACACGGTATGCGATGACGGTGCAGTATGCGATTGATTTTATCCACGAGTACTTTGACCAGAATCCGATTTCGCAGCTTGGGATAGTGGTGATGAAGAATGGGTTAGCGCATTTGATATCGCAGGTGAGTGGTAATCCGCAGGAGCACATTGATGCGTTGAAACAGTTGCGTAAGGAGGATTCGCAGGGGAACGCTTCTTTGCAGAATGCGCTTGAGATGGCTCGTGGGTTGCTGTTGCACGTTCCAGCGCATTGTACGCGAGAAGTGTTGATAGTTTTTGGGTCACTTTCTACCACTGACCCTGGGGACATTCATCAGACGATAGCGTCGTTGGTTCATGAGAACATTCGTGCGAAGGTGATTGGTCTTAGTGCGCAAGTTGCTGTTTGCAAAGAGTTGTGCAAGCAGACGAATTACGGGGACGGGTCGTACTACGAGGTGATATTGAACGACCATCATTTCAAGGAGTTGCTTACCGGGTGTGTGACGCCGTTGCCCGTTAGTAAAGTGAACAAAGGGTTTACGTTGGTGAAGATGGGGTTTCCTACGCGGGTGTTTGAGGAGACGCCTTCATTTTGTGCGTGCCACTCGCGGTTGGTGCACGGTGGGTACGTGTGTCCGAATTGCAACACGAAGGTGTGTTCGCTTCCGACGGTGTGTCCGAGCTGCGACTTGATGCTTATTCTTTCGACGCACTTGGCGCGGTCGTACCATCATTTGATGCCGTTGAAGACGTTCCAGGAGGTGCCAGTGCCAGCCACCCCACCAGCCGCGCCAGCGGGTGGTGGgggtgctgctgctactactacagGTACTACTACAATTACTACAGGTAAAACTACAGGTAAAACTGACGCTGACGCTGGTAATACCACCGCCAGTGGTACAAGTACCACTGTCAGTGGCACTGACAGTGTCACCTTCCCCACGAGCCACTGTTTCGGGTGTCAGCGTCGGTTCCCGGTGCTTCGTAACAACAAGACGGGCGAGTTGTTGACGAGCAGCCGGTACCGGTGCGAGGAGTGCACGCGGGACTTTTGCATCGACTGCGACGTGTTCATCCATGAGTCGTTGCACAACTGTCCGGGGTGCGAGGCGAGGCCGATGTGA